From a single Thalassospira sp. ER-Se-21-Dark genomic region:
- the rpmG gene encoding 50S ribosomal protein L33: MAKPASILVKLVSTADTGYFYVVKKNPRNTTEKFQFRKYDPVVRKHVVFKEAKMK; encoded by the coding sequence ATGGCGAAGCCCGCTTCGATCCTCGTAAAGTTGGTAAGCACCGCAGACACCGGTTACTTCTATGTTGTTAAGAAGAACCCGCGGAATACCACCGAGAAATTCCAGTTTCGCAAGTACGACCCGGTCGTGCGTAAGCACGTCGTGTTCAAAGAAGCGAAAATGAAGTAA
- a CDS encoding S41 family peptidase — protein MVALRVAQNTYDNPDAGVRRLRRICVAVGLSVLQAACASSDRMAVTSPDDPQTRELISQTIELVATRYIDPISREQILVSTLDGLSSIDESIRVDITPTDLVLQYDDRTVGKIALPASSDGMADHENLQIWSEITLTGLARYRAHSAKLRNTDTKDIESALISGAIRNLDRYSRYEGPVRAENARNRRDGYIGIGVRVVGGSGYPVVKLVHAESPAARAGLHPGDQILTVNGEDMYGKASRYAADLLHGEEGTFVLLEVNAAKSNAITPMEILRERVIDRTVFDDVRDNILIARVSSFNSATASTLADSIMKAKLYDGGLHGVILDLRGNRGGLLQQGVAVADLFLADGPIGKTFSRVTAARHIFKAETGDLTNGAPLVVLIDGRTASSAELVAAALQDRHRAVLIGSTSFGKGSVQAINDLPNHGTLTFTWSRMTAPSGYTFDRIGLFPAICTKSGTGSTAIHKVANALSQRDETASVMMKWRKLDYQDEKSRRELRSVCPASTNGETFDVEVALELLKNNREYKNLAYVGQQEIADTFASQ, from the coding sequence TTGGTCGCACTTCGCGTAGCACAGAATACATATGACAATCCCGACGCAGGAGTGCGACGTTTGCGGCGCATCTGTGTTGCCGTCGGGTTAAGTGTATTGCAGGCTGCCTGTGCCAGTTCCGACCGGATGGCAGTGACCTCCCCTGATGATCCGCAGACGCGGGAACTGATTTCTCAAACAATTGAACTTGTCGCAACACGCTATATCGATCCGATCAGCCGTGAACAGATCCTGGTGAGCACCCTTGATGGGCTCTCATCGATTGACGAAAGCATTCGCGTCGACATCACCCCCACCGATCTGGTCTTGCAATATGATGACCGAACGGTCGGCAAGATTGCCCTCCCGGCGTCATCCGACGGCATGGCGGATCACGAAAATCTTCAGATCTGGTCCGAAATCACGCTAACCGGATTGGCAAGATACCGGGCACATTCGGCCAAACTGCGCAACACGGACACCAAAGACATCGAGTCTGCCCTGATCAGTGGCGCAATCCGCAATCTGGACCGCTATAGCCGCTATGAGGGTCCGGTACGTGCAGAAAATGCGCGCAACCGTCGTGACGGCTATATTGGCATCGGCGTTCGTGTGGTTGGCGGAAGTGGCTACCCTGTTGTCAAACTTGTTCATGCGGAAAGCCCTGCCGCGCGTGCCGGACTGCATCCCGGCGACCAGATCCTGACGGTCAATGGCGAGGACATGTATGGCAAAGCCAGTCGCTATGCCGCCGACCTGCTGCATGGGGAGGAAGGTACATTTGTCCTGCTTGAAGTGAATGCAGCCAAAAGCAACGCCATCACCCCGATGGAGATACTGCGTGAACGGGTGATTGACCGCACAGTATTCGATGATGTCCGTGACAATATCCTGATTGCGCGTGTCAGCAGCTTCAACTCGGCAACTGCGTCAACGCTTGCTGACAGCATCATGAAGGCGAAGCTTTACGATGGTGGTCTTCACGGCGTTATTCTCGACCTTCGTGGAAACCGTGGCGGACTGTTGCAACAGGGCGTTGCGGTGGCTGACCTGTTTCTGGCCGATGGTCCGATCGGAAAGACGTTTTCCCGTGTCACAGCCGCACGTCACATATTCAAGGCAGAAACCGGCGATTTGACCAATGGGGCGCCTCTGGTTGTCCTGATTGACGGGCGCACGGCCTCGTCAGCGGAACTGGTTGCAGCAGCGCTGCAGGATCGGCATCGTGCCGTGCTGATCGGGTCCACAAGCTTTGGCAAGGGGTCCGTTCAGGCAATCAATGATCTGCCTAACCATGGCACATTGACCTTTACCTGGTCGCGCATGACAGCCCCTTCTGGATACACCTTTGACAGAATCGGTCTTTTCCCGGCCATCTGCACGAAATCGGGCACAGGTAGCACAGCTATTCACAAGGTGGCGAACGCCCTGTCACAGCGTGATGAGACCGCCTCGGTGATGATGAAATGGCGTAAGCTGGACTATCAGGACGAAAAGAGCCGTCGAGAATTGCGTAGCGTTTGTCCGGCCAGCACAAATGGTGAAACATTTGATGTCGAAGTTGCACTTGAGCTGCTGAAAAATAACCGTGAATACAAGAATCTGGCCTATGTCGGACAACAGGAAATCGCCGATACTTTTGCCAGCCAATAA
- a CDS encoding DUF983 domain-containing protein: MNAPHDISPETNATTSNQSSGRLMTGLRRGFRRKCPNCGHGFAFGGYLKLRSECDVCNHPIGEYRCDDAPPYFTIFLVGHIVVPGALAMEQNFTPSMALQLSIWLPATVALCLGFLPFIKGAVLGTQWAMRIKG, translated from the coding sequence ATGAATGCCCCACACGATATTTCTCCCGAAACAAATGCCACCACCAGCAACCAAAGCAGCGGTCGACTGATGACCGGTTTGCGTCGCGGATTTCGACGCAAATGCCCCAATTGTGGCCACGGTTTTGCTTTTGGCGGCTATCTGAAGCTTCGTTCCGAGTGTGATGTTTGCAATCACCCGATCGGGGAATATCGCTGTGATGATGCCCCACCCTACTTCACGATCTTTCTGGTCGGACACATCGTGGTTCCGGGTGCCTTGGCGATGGAGCAGAATTTCACCCCGTCCATGGCGTTGCAGCTTTCGATCTGGCTTCCGGCCACCGTCGCATTATGCCTTGGCTTTCTGCCCTTTATCAAAGGGGCTGTTCTTGGCACTCAATGGGCCATGCGCATCAAAGGATAG
- a CDS encoding Hpt domain-containing protein: MGSADAVIAGLKQDFIEDTIERIDRIETTIDRVAGGMDEAGPGIAELRREAHTVKGLAGSFGFPLVGAIAHRLEDYIAELTQIDDLEAASLVDFTSWIREIIESGTNPQAEEETRILRSLPTRSAKADEQDDASEVAVAQDKEVLIVTATAVQGHFLQRALREKGFRTITARSAVEAFETVVQSRPDAVITAAVLDGLSGIELIRALAAMKTLSDKKLGLLTSFDASHPDLEGLPENVAIISNKGKQTAEHLAKFIETML, translated from the coding sequence GTGGGAAGTGCAGACGCAGTCATTGCCGGTCTGAAACAGGACTTCATTGAGGACACGATCGAACGCATTGATCGTATTGAAACCACGATTGATCGTGTCGCCGGCGGAATGGACGAAGCCGGACCGGGAATTGCCGAACTGCGGCGCGAAGCGCACACCGTCAAAGGACTTGCCGGATCATTCGGCTTCCCGCTGGTGGGGGCGATTGCGCATCGGCTTGAAGATTATATTGCCGAACTGACCCAAATTGATGATCTCGAAGCGGCATCGCTTGTGGATTTCACCAGTTGGATCCGCGAGATCATCGAAAGTGGCACCAACCCCCAGGCCGAGGAAGAAACCCGCATTCTCCGTTCCCTGCCGACCCGCAGCGCCAAGGCGGATGAGCAGGATGATGCATCCGAAGTTGCAGTAGCGCAGGATAAGGAAGTCCTTATTGTCACCGCGACCGCTGTGCAGGGGCATTTTTTGCAGCGTGCACTGCGTGAAAAGGGTTTTCGCACCATCACGGCCCGTTCGGCCGTCGAGGCGTTCGAAACGGTGGTTCAATCGCGCCCGGATGCCGTCATTACTGCGGCTGTGCTTGATGGACTCAGCGGGATCGAACTGATCCGCGCCCTGGCAGCGATGAAGACCCTGTCAGACAAAAAACTTGGGCTTTTGACGAGTTTCGATGCGTCGCATCCCGATCTTGAAGGCCTGCCTGAAAACGTTGCGATCATCAGCAACAAGGGTAAACAAACCGCAGAGCACCTGGCGAAATTCATCGAAACCATGCTCTGA
- the rnr gene encoding ribonuclease R, producing MANDTEDKKHFPTKEEIIEFIDMSPTPVGKREIARAFNIKGAAKIELKKILKDLKIGGDVVKGRRRFDKPDRLPPVEVLEITGVDDDGEVLAKPNVWKHEYEPPLIVVKSIRRGGPSAPGIGDKILAKLRYTGKHTYEASIMRVLGSGPQRVLGLYRPNEREGRVVPTDRKDSGEIAVPLDDHPDLESGALVLTEILPGKHFGLRKGRITEVLGNINEPKSISLVSIHARGIPFEFPPEVELQARESKATPLGKRTDLRDIPLVTIDGADARDFDDAVWAEADPDPANEGGWHIMVAIADVSWYVRPGDALDREAVKRGNSCYFPDRVVPMLPFELSNGWCSLVPHEDRGCMAVEMWLDKHGHKLRHKFCRGMMKSAARLTYDQVQRAMDGQPDDTTGPLVDTIIKPLYGAFNAFLEARKKRGVLELDVPERKIELNDSGQIVAIAPRARFDSHKLIEEFMIAANVCAAEELERIKQPCMYRIHDAPSEEKLEALHEFLEGAGYKLNKASVLKPRDFNRILELAKDTPESELINTVVLRSQSQAMYSPDNIGHFGLALKRYAHFTSPIRRYADLLVHRALIAGLKLGEGGLTPEEGERFEQIGEDISGTERRAAMAERDAVDRYVAAYMSDKVGAEFPGKISGVTHFGLFVSLNETGADGLVPISTLPDDYYVHDAASHALVGQNRGKKFQLGDTVVVRIADADAATGSLALRLAEHADITARDLVERPRGRRGAGKRRGSPGDRSHRHGSKPGFRSGPRDANGPAGSSATKSKGKKAAAKKKTTPKKQRKLVASNRAARNAPKQGPKSD from the coding sequence TTGGCGAACGATACAGAAGACAAAAAACACTTCCCCACCAAGGAAGAGATTATCGAATTCATCGATATGAGCCCGACACCGGTTGGGAAGCGCGAAATTGCGCGCGCCTTCAACATTAAGGGCGCAGCCAAGATCGAACTCAAAAAGATCCTGAAAGACCTGAAGATTGGCGGCGATGTCGTCAAGGGCCGCCGGCGCTTTGACAAACCCGATCGCCTGCCCCCGGTCGAAGTTCTGGAAATCACCGGCGTTGATGACGACGGCGAAGTTCTGGCCAAACCGAATGTCTGGAAACACGAATACGAACCGCCGCTGATTGTTGTGAAATCAATTCGTCGCGGCGGCCCAAGTGCGCCAGGCATTGGTGACAAGATTCTCGCCAAGCTGCGCTACACCGGCAAGCATACCTACGAAGCCAGCATCATGCGGGTCCTCGGAAGCGGGCCACAGCGCGTCTTGGGACTTTATCGCCCCAATGAACGCGAAGGCCGCGTTGTGCCCACAGATCGCAAGGATAGCGGCGAGATCGCGGTCCCGCTTGACGACCATCCTGATCTTGAAAGCGGCGCACTGGTTCTGACCGAAATTTTGCCGGGCAAACATTTTGGTCTGCGCAAAGGCCGGATTACCGAGGTTCTTGGCAACATCAATGAACCCAAATCCATCAGTCTTGTATCGATCCATGCGCGCGGCATTCCGTTTGAATTCCCGCCGGAAGTCGAACTTCAGGCACGTGAGTCCAAGGCCACACCACTGGGTAAACGCACTGATCTGCGCGACATCCCGCTGGTCACAATTGATGGTGCCGATGCGCGTGACTTTGACGATGCTGTCTGGGCCGAAGCCGACCCCGATCCCGCCAATGAAGGTGGCTGGCACATCATGGTCGCGATTGCCGATGTGTCTTGGTATGTGCGCCCGGGTGATGCCCTTGACCGTGAAGCGGTAAAGCGTGGCAATAGCTGCTATTTCCCGGACCGTGTGGTGCCGATGTTGCCGTTTGAGCTTTCGAACGGCTGGTGTTCGCTTGTCCCGCATGAAGATCGCGGCTGCATGGCGGTCGAAATGTGGCTGGATAAACACGGCCACAAACTGCGTCACAAGTTCTGCCGCGGGATGATGAAGTCGGCCGCCCGCCTGACCTATGATCAGGTTCAGCGCGCCATGGATGGCCAGCCAGACGACACCACCGGTCCGCTGGTTGATACCATCATCAAGCCGCTGTATGGCGCGTTTAATGCGTTTCTGGAAGCGCGCAAGAAACGTGGCGTACTCGAACTTGATGTGCCCGAACGCAAGATCGAGCTGAATGACAGCGGACAGATCGTTGCCATTGCGCCGCGTGCACGGTTTGACAGTCACAAGCTGATCGAAGAATTCATGATCGCAGCCAATGTCTGTGCTGCTGAGGAACTTGAACGTATCAAGCAGCCCTGCATGTATCGTATCCACGATGCACCGAGCGAGGAAAAGCTTGAAGCGCTGCACGAATTCCTTGAAGGCGCTGGCTACAAGCTGAACAAGGCATCGGTTCTGAAACCGCGCGATTTCAACCGCATTCTTGAACTGGCCAAGGACACGCCAGAGTCTGAGCTGATCAACACGGTCGTTCTGCGCAGCCAGTCACAGGCCATGTACAGCCCCGACAATATCGGACACTTCGGCCTTGCTCTCAAACGGTATGCGCACTTTACCTCACCGATCCGGCGCTATGCCGACCTTCTGGTCCATCGTGCATTGATCGCTGGCCTTAAACTTGGTGAAGGCGGTTTGACGCCGGAAGAAGGCGAACGGTTCGAACAGATTGGCGAGGACATCTCCGGCACTGAACGACGGGCGGCCATGGCCGAACGCGATGCGGTTGACCGTTATGTCGCAGCCTATATGTCTGACAAGGTCGGGGCCGAGTTCCCCGGCAAGATTTCTGGCGTCACCCACTTTGGTCTGTTTGTTTCATTGAACGAAACAGGGGCGGACGGGTTGGTTCCAATATCCACGCTGCCCGATGACTATTACGTCCATGACGCAGCAAGCCACGCACTTGTCGGACAAAATCGCGGCAAGAAGTTCCAGCTGGGTGATACGGTTGTCGTCAGGATCGCCGATGCCGATGCAGCCACCGGTTCATTGGCACTGCGACTGGCAGAACACGCCGACATTACCGCCCGCGACTTAGTTGAACGGCCACGTGGACGTCGTGGTGCAGGCAAACGGCGCGGGAGCCCCGGCGATCGTAGCCATCGCCATGGCAGCAAGCCCGGTTTCCGATCCGGCCCGCGGGACGCAAATGGCCCGGCTGGATCGTCTGCGACCAAGTCCAAAGGCAAGAAAGCAGCGGCAAAGAAAAAGACCACACCGAAAAAGCAGCGCAAGCTGGTGGCATCCAACCGGGCGGCGCGCAACGCCCCCAAGCAGGGCCCGAAGTCGGATTAA
- the topA gene encoding type I DNA topoisomerase has protein sequence MNLVIVESPAKAKTINKYLGDDYKVLASFGHIRDLPSKDGSVDTDNDFAMVWETDGRSEKQIKEIASAARDSDTIYLATDPDREGEAISWHILEVLEQKKLLRGRDVHRVVFHEITKKAVTEAIANPRKLNQELVDAYLARRALDYLVGFNLSPVLWRKLPGSRSAGRVQSVALRLICEREIEIEAFKPDEYWSLEAGFAVPEGKFSARLTHLNGEKLDKLALGDESAAKIAKEKVESRSYTVSKVERKDVKRRPQPPFTTSTLQQEASRKLGFGAKRTMQLAQRLYEGVDIGGETVGLITYMRTDAVVLSQEALAAARRLIGKDYGDQYLPASARSFANKAKNAQEAHEAVRPTDLFRRPEQVSRHLDKDQLALYTLIWKRTVACQMEDARFDQVAVDLSSNDNHVVLRANGSVVKFDGFLKLYQEGKDDEAEDENDRRLPPLKEGQKPDLGKVSIDQHFTQPPPRYTEASLVKKMEELGIGRPSTYASIISVLQDRNYVLLERRRFVAQDRGRLVTAFLSKFFERYVQYNFTADLENQLDEVSMGKLEWKDVLKDFWKSFKGNVDEAKELKITDVLDALQVMLENYLFPPREDGTDPHKCPKCADGTLSLKLGKFGAFLGCSNYPECNYTRPLVANENGSESELDSGPKVLGIDKETGKEITLRKGPYGVYVQLGEEEEVEGKNGKPKKVKPKRTSLPKGLEPSVVDLTKAEELLTLPRVVGIYPDTGEEMKANIGRFGPYVQAGSIFASLKADDDVLTIGENRAITLIADKREKSGTEIGKHPDDGEPIFVAVGRWGPFVKHKKTIANIRDVERDDITLEMAIKAIKEKEAKSGKTTKAATKKTATKTATAKKKAPAKKKTAAKKPAAKKTTTKKAAAN, from the coding sequence ATGAATCTTGTCATCGTCGAATCCCCGGCCAAAGCCAAGACGATCAATAAATATCTCGGCGACGATTATAAGGTACTGGCCTCGTTTGGTCATATCCGTGATCTGCCGTCCAAGGATGGTTCGGTCGATACCGACAATGATTTTGCAATGGTCTGGGAAACCGATGGCCGTTCCGAAAAGCAGATCAAGGAAATTGCTTCGGCGGCACGTGACTCAGACACCATCTACCTCGCGACTGACCCGGATCGCGAAGGTGAAGCCATTTCCTGGCATATTCTTGAAGTTCTCGAGCAGAAAAAGCTGCTCCGTGGTCGCGATGTCCATCGCGTCGTGTTTCACGAGATCACCAAGAAAGCTGTCACCGAAGCCATCGCAAATCCGCGTAAGCTTAATCAGGAATTGGTGGATGCCTATCTGGCGCGCCGTGCGCTTGATTATCTGGTCGGCTTTAATCTATCGCCGGTTCTGTGGCGCAAACTGCCCGGTTCGCGTTCGGCTGGCCGCGTGCAATCGGTAGCACTCCGCCTGATTTGCGAACGCGAGATTGAGATTGAAGCCTTCAAACCCGACGAATACTGGTCGCTTGAAGCTGGCTTTGCCGTTCCCGAGGGCAAGTTTTCCGCACGTCTGACCCATCTGAATGGCGAAAAGCTTGATAAGCTGGCACTTGGTGACGAAAGTGCCGCCAAGATCGCCAAGGAAAAGGTCGAAAGCCGCAGCTACACCGTTTCAAAGGTCGAACGCAAAGACGTCAAACGGCGTCCGCAGCCGCCTTTCACCACATCGACCCTGCAGCAGGAAGCATCGCGTAAGCTTGGCTTTGGGGCCAAACGCACCATGCAGCTTGCCCAGCGCCTTTATGAAGGTGTCGATATCGGTGGCGAAACGGTTGGTCTGATCACCTACATGCGTACCGATGCCGTGGTGCTTTCACAGGAAGCACTCGCGGCTGCACGCCGCCTGATTGGCAAGGATTACGGCGATCAATACCTTCCGGCCAGCGCACGTAGCTTTGCCAACAAGGCCAAGAACGCACAGGAAGCCCACGAAGCTGTCCGCCCGACCGATCTGTTCCGTCGTCCGGAACAGGTTTCGCGTCACCTTGATAAGGACCAGTTGGCGCTTTACACCCTGATCTGGAAACGTACCGTCGCCTGTCAGATGGAAGATGCCCGTTTCGATCAAGTCGCAGTCGACCTGTCATCGAATGACAATCACGTGGTTCTGCGTGCAAATGGTTCTGTTGTGAAGTTTGACGGCTTCCTGAAGCTTTATCAGGAAGGCAAGGATGACGAGGCTGAAGACGAAAATGATCGTCGCCTGCCGCCGCTAAAAGAAGGCCAGAAGCCCGACCTTGGCAAAGTCAGCATTGATCAGCACTTCACCCAGCCGCCGCCCCGCTATACCGAGGCAAGCCTGGTCAAGAAGATGGAAGAACTCGGCATTGGCCGTCCGTCAACCTATGCGTCGATCATTTCGGTTCTTCAGGACCGTAACTATGTGTTGCTGGAACGTCGCCGTTTCGTCGCACAGGACCGCGGGCGTCTGGTAACGGCCTTCCTGTCGAAATTCTTTGAACGCTATGTGCAGTACAACTTCACGGCCGACCTGGAAAACCAGCTTGATGAAGTTTCGATGGGCAAGCTGGAATGGAAAGACGTTCTCAAGGATTTCTGGAAATCGTTCAAAGGCAATGTCGACGAGGCCAAGGAACTCAAGATCACGGACGTCCTTGATGCCCTTCAGGTGATGCTGGAAAACTACCTGTTCCCGCCGCGCGAAGACGGCACAGACCCGCATAAATGCCCGAAATGCGCGGATGGAACGCTAAGCCTCAAGCTCGGAAAGTTTGGCGCCTTTCTGGGCTGCTCGAACTATCCGGAATGCAATTATACTCGGCCGCTCGTTGCCAATGAAAACGGTTCCGAGTCCGAACTTGACTCCGGCCCCAAAGTCCTTGGCATTGACAAGGAAACCGGCAAGGAAATCACCCTTCGCAAAGGCCCGTATGGCGTTTACGTCCAGTTGGGCGAGGAAGAGGAAGTCGAAGGTAAGAACGGCAAGCCGAAAAAGGTTAAACCGAAACGCACATCCCTGCCCAAGGGATTGGAGCCATCTGTCGTTGACCTGACCAAGGCCGAAGAACTTCTGACCCTGCCACGTGTTGTTGGGATTTACCCCGATACTGGCGAGGAAATGAAGGCCAATATCGGCCGTTTCGGCCCATACGTTCAGGCGGGTAGCATTTTTGCATCGCTTAAGGCCGATGATGATGTTCTGACGATCGGTGAAAACCGGGCCATCACCCTGATCGCGGATAAGCGTGAAAAGTCCGGCACGGAAATCGGCAAGCATCCCGATGATGGTGAACCGATCTTTGTCGCCGTTGGCCGCTGGGGACCGTTTGTTAAACACAAGAAAACCATCGCCAATATCCGCGATGTAGAACGTGATGACATCACCCTTGAAATGGCCATCAAGGCCATCAAGGAAAAGGAAGCCAAGTCGGGCAAAACGACCAAGGCCGCGACCAAGAAAACGGCAACCAAAACCGCAACGGCTAAGAAAAAAGCCCCTGCGAAAAAGAAAACGGCTGCAAAGAAACCCGCAGCGAAGAAGACAACCACGAAAAAGGCGGCGGCGAATTAA
- the dprA gene encoding DNA-processing protein DprA yields the protein MHLPNQQPSRLSQSERLARMRLARSTNVGPVTFRKLLERFGSGRNAIDALPDVIAQAKTTRKIKIASRDETVAEIEVAKASRARPIIFGDPEYPALLARIDDAPPYFYAIGRTELLGKAAIGIVGARNASATGCGFARKISHELVNAGYVVVSGMARGIDGAAHTAALQSNHNAGGGTIAVLGGGVDVVYPREHQDLYAQLCEQGCVVSEMPPGLQPQARHFPRRNRIISGLSLGTVVIEAGRNSGSLITARFAAEQGRDVFAVPGSPTDPRAAGPNSLIRDGAILCDSADVILDALRTAEQNSHLFEQNHTFNTDARDAISDTSAEAYHEITASLEQDAVIFGAKKAPQSIELEDFSHETDANEDSVKEMEKLFDLLSASPLLIDELIRTSDLPAEQVSTILIELELAGRVERHPGNRVSRIAK from the coding sequence ATGCATTTACCAAACCAACAACCATCGCGATTATCGCAATCGGAACGTCTGGCACGCATGCGACTGGCGCGCAGCACCAATGTCGGACCGGTCACCTTTCGCAAATTGCTGGAACGGTTTGGTTCAGGCCGAAATGCCATTGATGCCCTGCCCGATGTCATTGCCCAAGCAAAGACCACGCGAAAGATCAAGATTGCCAGTCGCGACGAAACAGTTGCAGAAATCGAGGTCGCGAAAGCATCGCGGGCCCGACCGATCATTTTCGGCGACCCGGAATATCCGGCCCTTCTGGCGCGGATTGATGACGCGCCCCCCTATTTTTATGCTATCGGACGAACTGAGCTTCTTGGCAAAGCCGCCATCGGGATCGTTGGTGCGCGCAATGCTTCGGCAACGGGATGCGGATTTGCCCGTAAAATCAGTCATGAGCTCGTAAACGCGGGCTATGTCGTCGTGTCAGGTATGGCACGCGGCATTGATGGCGCTGCCCACACGGCGGCTTTGCAAAGCAACCATAATGCAGGCGGTGGTACGATTGCTGTTCTGGGTGGCGGTGTGGATGTCGTTTATCCCCGCGAACATCAGGACCTTTATGCGCAACTCTGCGAACAGGGGTGTGTGGTGTCAGAAATGCCGCCCGGCCTTCAACCACAGGCAAGGCACTTTCCCCGTCGCAACCGCATCATTTCCGGACTGTCTTTGGGAACGGTTGTCATCGAGGCAGGGCGGAATTCCGGATCGCTTATCACCGCCCGCTTTGCCGCCGAACAAGGACGTGATGTGTTTGCCGTTCCGGGCTCCCCGACCGATCCGCGCGCAGCAGGTCCGAACAGCTTGATCCGTGATGGTGCAATCTTGTGCGACTCTGCCGACGTAATTCTGGATGCCCTTCGAACTGCCGAGCAAAACAGTCATCTGTTTGAACAAAATCACACCTTCAACACAGATGCGCGCGACGCAATCTCTGACACCTCAGCCGAGGCATATCACGAGATAACGGCATCACTGGAACAAGATGCGGTCATTTTTGGCGCAAAGAAAGCCCCGCAATCAATTGAATTAGAAGACTTTTCTCACGAAACCGACGCCAACGAAGACTCCGTCAAAGAGATGGAAAAACTCTTTGATTTGCTATCTGCTAGCCCCCTTCTGATTGATGAGCTCATTCGTACGTCTGACTTGCCCGCCGAGCAGGTTTCGACAATTTTGATTGAGCTCGAACTTGCAGGAAGGGTTGAACGTCACCCCGGAAATAGGGTATCGCGTATCGCCAAATGA
- the plsY gene encoding glycerol-3-phosphate 1-O-acyltransferase PlsY, protein MELDASYKAMLMSLQVATVCGYLLGSIPFGLVLTRMAGLGDIRQIGSGNIGATNVLRTGRKGLAFLTLIGDAGKGAFAALLFTHLYGAEQGIFAGGAAVIGHMFPIWLRFKGGKGVATTLGTLAAVNWIMGLCAALTWLVMALIFRISSLSALIAMIAAPLAAFFIANDPGAGWLGVFLAVIVWLAHHANIKRLIRGEEPKIGQKKKQADEETPAS, encoded by the coding sequence ATGGAACTTGATGCCAGCTATAAGGCAATGTTGATGTCGCTCCAGGTTGCGACGGTCTGTGGGTACCTGTTGGGCTCTATCCCGTTTGGTCTGGTTCTGACCCGCATGGCAGGGCTTGGCGACATCCGCCAGATTGGTTCCGGCAATATCGGTGCAACCAACGTTCTGCGTACAGGTCGCAAGGGGTTGGCCTTCCTGACCCTGATCGGCGATGCGGGCAAAGGCGCCTTTGCCGCACTGCTGTTCACCCACCTTTATGGTGCAGAGCAAGGCATCTTTGCCGGCGGTGCCGCCGTTATTGGCCACATGTTTCCGATTTGGCTACGGTTCAAGGGCGGCAAAGGGGTCGCCACCACCCTTGGCACGCTTGCCGCCGTCAACTGGATCATGGGCCTTTGTGCGGCGCTGACGTGGTTGGTGATGGCGCTGATTTTCCGGATTTCTTCGCTTTCGGCACTCATCGCCATGATCGCAGCCCCGTTGGCGGCGTTCTTCATCGCCAATGATCCTGGCGCTGGATGGCTTGGTGTGTTTCTGGCTGTCATTGTTTGGCTTGCCCATCACGCCAATATCAAACGCCTGATCCGCGGTGAGGAACCCAAGATCGGCCAGAAGAAAAAGCAGGCTGACGAAGAAACGCCTGCTTCATAG